A DNA window from Sphingomonas profundi contains the following coding sequences:
- the trbC gene encoding type-F conjugative transfer system pilin assembly protein TrbC encodes MLRAVMRRLPLSIATAVTLAGLGLGVANALGAQTVDGLDLGQVRARSKLSTQDAEAFAGVIARRGDALRAEAAANASSARAAAARYAQANQPKASNATFDFDAMVAANAKQLAPEDAPRLVAFASLSMPAASLKAMIDDVGRAGGVVVFRGFPGNSAKAFTAALGRVLPQGEVHANVGIDPRLFRAFGIDAVPTYVVTATDFDLCDGFDCRTTLPPHDRMAGNVTLAHALDSFAGGGGPAAAVAAIYAKRLEGEAR; translated from the coding sequence TTGCTGCGTGCTGTGATGCGGCGGCTTCCTCTCTCCATCGCAACCGCCGTCACGCTCGCCGGCTTGGGTCTCGGGGTTGCGAACGCCCTCGGCGCGCAGACCGTCGATGGTCTGGATCTCGGGCAGGTCCGCGCACGTTCCAAACTATCGACACAGGATGCCGAAGCCTTCGCCGGCGTGATCGCCCGGCGCGGCGACGCGCTTCGTGCCGAGGCGGCAGCGAACGCGTCTTCCGCCCGGGCAGCAGCGGCCCGCTATGCCCAGGCGAACCAGCCGAAAGCGTCGAACGCAACCTTCGATTTCGACGCGATGGTCGCCGCCAACGCTAAGCAGCTGGCGCCGGAAGATGCGCCGCGGCTGGTGGCGTTTGCGAGCCTTTCGATGCCTGCCGCCTCGCTCAAGGCGATGATCGACGATGTCGGTCGGGCCGGCGGTGTCGTGGTGTTCCGGGGCTTCCCGGGCAACTCCGCCAAGGCCTTCACGGCGGCGCTCGGGCGTGTCCTGCCGCAGGGCGAGGTCCATGCGAATGTCGGGATCGATCCTCGGTTGTTCCGGGCGTTCGGAATCGACGCCGTTCCCACCTACGTCGTCACCGCGACCGACTTCGACCTCTGCGACGGGTTCGATTGCCGCACGACGCTGCCGCCGCACGACCGGATGGCGGGCAACGTCACGCTTGCCCACGCCCTCGACAGCTTTGCGGGCGGCGGCGGTCCGGCGGCCGCGGTCGCGGCGATCTACGCGAAGCGCCTCGAGGGAGAAGCACGATGA
- the traU gene encoding conjugal transfer pilus assembly protein TraU yields MLAAAPARAEGTPGRCTGHFVNPLTDVCWSCLFPMSVGGLNIWPSIAGRPDTDNPALPVCNCGLRLGIAMGFWEPVRLADVSMKPWCFVNLGGMKLDPGFDIGFKTIAGPSAVGGKAQNTSGWHVHWYAYPLIYWMEIVTDFLCLEQGSFDILYLTEIDPLWQDSELTAIINPEAVLFANPLALAACAADCVAATAKLPTDPLFWCAGCQGTMYPLNGNVAASIGHVQASRLALARFAYKLHRELVAWGTMGSKGLCGKYLMPVMRKQQYRFQATNPNPQTGGRYACAPIGASTTFMSAGQVYPAIGEDMGYLVWRKRNCCVL; encoded by the coding sequence ATGCTCGCGGCGGCACCGGCGCGTGCCGAGGGAACGCCGGGCCGCTGCACAGGGCATTTCGTCAATCCGCTGACCGATGTGTGCTGGAGCTGCCTGTTTCCCATGTCGGTCGGCGGCCTCAACATCTGGCCGTCGATCGCAGGACGTCCCGACACGGACAATCCGGCGCTGCCCGTGTGCAATTGCGGACTGCGGCTCGGGATCGCGATGGGCTTCTGGGAGCCGGTTCGGCTGGCAGATGTCAGCATGAAGCCGTGGTGCTTCGTGAACCTCGGTGGGATGAAGCTCGACCCCGGCTTCGACATCGGATTCAAGACCATCGCCGGCCCAAGCGCGGTCGGCGGCAAGGCGCAGAATACGAGCGGCTGGCACGTCCATTGGTACGCCTATCCGCTGATCTACTGGATGGAGATCGTCACCGACTTCCTCTGCCTCGAGCAGGGTTCGTTCGACATCCTCTACCTGACGGAGATCGACCCGCTCTGGCAGGATTCCGAACTCACCGCGATCATCAACCCGGAAGCGGTGCTGTTCGCCAACCCGCTGGCGCTCGCCGCCTGTGCGGCCGATTGCGTGGCGGCGACTGCGAAACTGCCGACCGATCCCCTGTTCTGGTGCGCCGGCTGCCAGGGCACGATGTATCCGCTCAACGGCAACGTCGCCGCCTCGATCGGCCACGTCCAGGCGTCCCGGCTGGCGCTCGCCCGCTTCGCGTACAAGCTCCACCGTGAGCTCGTCGCCTGGGGCACGATGGGCTCGAAGGGCCTGTGCGGCAAATATCTGATGCCGGTGATGCGCAAGCAGCAATACCGGTTCCAGGCGACCAACCCCAATCCGCAGACGGGCGGGCGCTACGCCTGCGCCCCGATCGGTGCGTCCACGACCTTCATGTCCGCCGGCCAGGTCTATCCTGCGATCGGCGAGGACATGGGCTATCTGGTCTGGCGCAAGCGCAATTGCTGCGTGCTGTGA
- a CDS encoding S26 family signal peptidase, which yields MIRADAAPPAAFWSPARRRRWLLLGAIGLLGTGYLQLDAWSGRHALLVNASTSLPNWAFLIDRQRIPAKGDHVFFDPPPSALLERHFGRDHDPFGKIVYGVAGDTVTRQGRLFLVNGRPVALAKPKTMRGEPLTLGPVGTIPRGCYFVATPNPDSFDSRYAVIGWICRQRVLGVGEPIL from the coding sequence GTGATCCGCGCTGACGCTGCTCCGCCCGCGGCCTTCTGGTCACCGGCACGCCGGCGCCGCTGGCTGCTGCTCGGCGCCATCGGACTACTCGGTACAGGCTATCTCCAGCTCGATGCGTGGAGCGGACGGCATGCGCTGCTCGTCAATGCCAGCACCAGCCTGCCGAACTGGGCGTTCCTGATCGATCGCCAGCGGATACCGGCGAAAGGCGATCACGTCTTTTTCGATCCGCCGCCAAGCGCGCTGCTCGAGCGGCATTTCGGCCGCGATCACGATCCCTTCGGCAAGATCGTCTATGGCGTGGCCGGCGACACGGTCACGCGGCAGGGTCGCCTGTTCCTTGTCAACGGCCGGCCGGTGGCGCTGGCCAAGCCGAAGACGATGCGCGGCGAGCCGCTGACGCTGGGACCGGTCGGGACGATCCCACGCGGCTGCTACTTCGTGGCCACGCCCAACCCCGACAGCTTCGACAGCCGCTACGCGGTGATCGGCTGGATCTGCCGCCAGCGTGTCCTCGGTGTCGGGGAGCCCATCCTGTGA
- the traW gene encoding type-F conjugative transfer system protein TraW: MSAHSLRGFVLLLVTGSLSLMPGPAPARDYGQQGATFPVIEADLLSVIHQRLTGMQASGEIDRANRALAARTAERVRRPAPVVGIAAASEPRSWAFDPTITVADDLRDARGRVIVARGTRVNPLETVPLRQRLVFIDGDSEDQVAWAMARTTALNAKLILVSGSPFALMKAEQRRFYFDQSGTLTTKLGIRAVPAVVEQRGRVLAIREMVVQGTKGDQK, encoded by the coding sequence GTGAGCGCTCATTCACTCCGCGGGTTCGTACTTCTCCTCGTGACGGGATCACTGTCGCTGATGCCGGGACCAGCTCCCGCGCGCGATTATGGCCAGCAAGGCGCGACCTTCCCTGTGATCGAAGCTGATCTGCTCAGCGTCATTCATCAACGGCTGACCGGCATGCAGGCATCGGGCGAGATCGACCGAGCCAACCGCGCCCTTGCGGCGAGAACGGCGGAGCGCGTGCGCAGGCCCGCGCCTGTCGTCGGCATCGCGGCGGCGAGCGAGCCTCGCAGCTGGGCGTTCGATCCGACCATCACGGTCGCCGACGATCTGCGCGATGCGCGGGGGCGGGTGATCGTGGCGCGTGGTACGCGGGTCAACCCGCTCGAAACCGTGCCGCTGCGCCAGCGGCTCGTGTTCATCGACGGAGACAGCGAAGACCAGGTCGCATGGGCGATGGCGCGGACGACTGCGCTCAACGCCAAGCTCATTCTCGTGAGCGGTTCGCCCTTCGCTCTGATGAAGGCCGAGCAACGCCGGTTCTACTTTGACCAGTCCGGCACGCTCACGACCAAGCTCGGCATCCGTGCGGTGCCGGCGGTCGTCGAACAGCGTGGCCGCGTCCTCGCCATCCGCGAAATGGTAGTCCAGGGAACAAAAGGAGACCAGAAATGA
- the traC gene encoding type IV secretion system protein TraC, producing MKLSLKTFTDTLMRGLFGDTESGEGARPVLGLDMLSSFLPYRVYEPSTRLYLNARSTGFVLNVAPLVGADERVGDLLGQFFSEGLPAGACVQIVHWASPRIGRNIAPWFLPRYARGGVYERLARARAQCLYDLVWSSGSAGAPFHARHHQLIVSVGVPAGSSTSKEELIAVRESLMGVLRSLDVPAVDVTPVELIAFLDDLTSPTTASGDDAIDYNPLDPIADQALRRDIELVVEESRMLLRTERFRPTGATDEGAPEIGEVYPDRFDVRHFGVRNMPTRWTPWETARLIGDLFTDKLRFPCPAATMLCLVYPDQEAASTRAGMKFLRTTSLSEGKSARYVPRLREQAAEWREVQGQLQEGRRLVRAFYGVTSFSPEGDGDRNERMVKSLYKSAGWDLADERYLQIQGLLAAMPLTLADGLAADFERCRRMRTMLSTTAANIAPVQGEYLGGALPHLLFLGRRGQPFFWSPFENGAGNHNVAILGKSGSGKSVLLQEMCASLCGAGAKVVVIDDGRSFMNSCRLQGGSFIEFTLASGFCLNPFSMVDAERVASDEDYRLDCMAMLKAIVGQMARFIDRLTDTERGLIDQAVNRVWEEQGRAGSVDAVAAALEATGNIDAGNLAIAMGPFRSGGTYGAFFNGEASLKLEADFTVFEMSDLATREELRSVVLTAIMFMTSQAMTRSPRSVKKLLLIDEAWAMLKGGSMSDFVETYARTARKYGGALCTATQSLNDFYKSDGATAALENSDWMLVLQQKPETVADLRKSARLDMDDRTEGLIRSLKRSGAEYSEVFIRGPECQAIGRLVLDRFSATVFSSSPDTYAAIERRLAEGESLAEAIDAVANDLPEARGRETAHA from the coding sequence GTGAAGCTGTCGCTCAAAACCTTCACCGACACGCTCATGCGCGGGCTGTTCGGAGACACGGAAAGCGGCGAGGGCGCGCGACCGGTGCTCGGCCTCGACATGCTGTCGAGCTTTCTGCCCTACCGTGTCTACGAGCCATCGACCCGGCTCTACCTCAATGCACGCTCCACCGGGTTCGTGTTGAACGTGGCGCCGCTCGTCGGCGCCGACGAGCGGGTCGGCGACCTGCTCGGTCAGTTCTTCTCCGAAGGCTTGCCCGCCGGCGCCTGCGTGCAGATCGTCCATTGGGCGTCCCCGCGGATCGGGCGCAATATCGCGCCCTGGTTCCTGCCGCGATATGCGCGGGGCGGCGTGTACGAGCGGCTGGCGCGCGCTCGCGCCCAGTGCCTCTATGACCTCGTCTGGTCGAGCGGCTCTGCCGGCGCGCCGTTCCATGCCCGCCACCACCAGCTCATCGTCTCGGTGGGCGTGCCGGCAGGCAGCAGCACCTCCAAGGAAGAGTTGATCGCCGTCCGCGAGAGCCTGATGGGCGTGCTCCGCTCGCTGGACGTGCCGGCCGTCGATGTCACTCCGGTCGAGCTGATCGCATTCCTCGACGACCTCACGTCGCCGACGACTGCGAGCGGCGACGATGCCATCGACTATAATCCTCTCGATCCGATCGCCGACCAGGCGCTGCGTCGGGATATCGAGCTGGTCGTCGAGGAAAGCCGGATGCTGCTGCGCACCGAGCGGTTCCGCCCGACTGGCGCGACCGATGAGGGCGCGCCCGAGATCGGCGAGGTCTATCCGGACCGCTTCGATGTCCGTCACTTCGGCGTGCGCAACATGCCGACGCGGTGGACCCCGTGGGAGACCGCCCGGCTGATCGGCGACCTGTTCACGGACAAACTGCGCTTCCCTTGTCCCGCGGCCACCATGCTCTGCCTTGTCTATCCCGACCAGGAGGCCGCCTCGACCCGTGCGGGCATGAAGTTCCTTCGCACGACGTCGCTCAGCGAGGGCAAGTCGGCGCGCTATGTGCCGCGCTTACGCGAACAGGCTGCCGAATGGCGTGAGGTGCAGGGGCAGCTGCAGGAAGGGCGCCGCCTCGTCCGCGCCTTCTACGGCGTCACCAGCTTCTCTCCGGAAGGGGATGGCGACCGCAACGAGCGGATGGTGAAATCGCTCTACAAGTCGGCTGGCTGGGACTTGGCTGACGAGCGCTACCTCCAAATCCAGGGTCTCTTGGCGGCTATGCCGTTGACGCTGGCGGACGGGCTTGCGGCAGATTTCGAGCGCTGTCGGCGGATGCGGACGATGCTGTCGACGACCGCAGCCAACATCGCACCCGTGCAGGGCGAGTATCTCGGCGGCGCACTCCCGCACCTGCTTTTCCTCGGTCGCCGCGGACAGCCCTTCTTCTGGTCGCCGTTCGAGAATGGCGCCGGCAACCACAATGTCGCGATCCTCGGCAAGTCGGGATCGGGCAAGTCGGTCCTGCTTCAGGAGATGTGCGCGAGTCTGTGCGGCGCCGGCGCCAAGGTCGTCGTGATCGACGACGGCCGCTCCTTCATGAACAGCTGCCGGCTCCAGGGAGGAAGCTTCATCGAGTTCACGCTCGCCTCCGGCTTCTGTCTCAATCCGTTCTCGATGGTCGACGCCGAGCGCGTCGCGAGCGACGAGGATTACCGGCTTGACTGCATGGCGATGCTGAAAGCGATCGTCGGCCAGATGGCGCGCTTCATCGACCGCCTGACCGACACCGAGCGCGGCCTGATCGACCAGGCGGTGAACCGGGTGTGGGAAGAGCAGGGCAGGGCCGGCTCGGTCGATGCGGTAGCAGCGGCGCTCGAAGCCACCGGGAACATCGACGCCGGCAATCTCGCGATCGCGATGGGGCCATTCCGCTCGGGCGGCACCTACGGTGCCTTTTTCAACGGCGAGGCCAGTCTCAAGCTCGAGGCGGACTTCACGGTCTTCGAGATGTCCGACCTGGCCACTCGCGAGGAACTGCGTTCCGTCGTCCTCACCGCGATCATGTTCATGACCAGCCAGGCGATGACGCGCAGCCCGCGCTCGGTAAAGAAGCTGCTGCTGATCGACGAGGCCTGGGCCATGCTGAAGGGCGGATCGATGTCCGACTTCGTCGAGACCTATGCCCGCACGGCTCGCAAATATGGCGGGGCGCTCTGCACTGCCACCCAGTCGCTCAACGACTTCTACAAGTCCGACGGCGCGACCGCAGCGCTTGAGAACTCCGACTGGATGCTGGTGCTCCAGCAGAAGCCGGAAACGGTCGCCGATCTCCGCAAGTCCGCCCGGCTCGACATGGACGACCGCACCGAGGGGCTGATCCGCTCGCTCAAGCGCTCGGGCGCCGAATATTCCGAAGTCTTCATCCGCGGCCCGGAATGTCAGGCGATTGGCCGGCTGGTGCTCGACCGCTTTTCGGCAACCGTCTTCTCGTCATCGCCCGACACCTATGCGGCGATCGAGCGGCGCCTCGCCGAAGGGGAGAGTCTCGCCGAGGCGATCGATGCCGTCGCTAACGATCTGCCCGAGGCGCGTGGGCGGGAGACCGCCCATGCGTAA
- a CDS encoding TrbI F-type domain-containing protein, with protein sequence MSDLTPRILDRTIAGWSLQTILIGILLMAGTLWGAWITRTLVEVRSRHIVTVSLSRLVEDFVASEARGGGTSDQSAKRTAVYLAAINQAVSNLGEDGATVLVSEATLGRSVPDRTELVRARVRQAVEASRDPR encoded by the coding sequence ATGTCTGATCTGACGCCTCGCATCCTCGATCGCACCATCGCGGGCTGGTCCCTCCAGACGATCCTGATCGGAATCCTGCTGATGGCCGGGACGCTATGGGGCGCCTGGATCACGCGAACCCTCGTCGAGGTTCGCAGCCGTCACATCGTGACGGTCAGCCTGTCCCGGCTTGTGGAAGACTTCGTTGCCAGCGAAGCGCGCGGCGGCGGGACTTCCGATCAGTCCGCGAAGCGCACCGCAGTCTATCTTGCTGCGATCAACCAGGCGGTCTCGAACCTCGGCGAGGATGGCGCGACGGTGCTGGTCTCGGAGGCGACGCTTGGGCGCTCGGTGCCGGACAGGACGGAGCTCGTCCGCGCCCGTGTTCGCCAGGCAGTGGAGGCCAGCCGTGATCCGCGCTGA